ttaaatgtgATGAGCTCATAAAAACTTCTGATTAGTCAGGATGATGTGAATGACTCGTCAGGCCTAATTTTAGCAGCCTAAAGTTAGCCAGCGTTTCCACAACAGTCATCTCCTTCAACAATAAATGGAGAGGGATGAACATTTCCAGGATAAACACATCCGATTGCCTTCAGCTCCCTAAAATGCCCGAGGAAGACGGGATGAACTCCCCTGTGAGGACAGGAGAAGAGTTCCAGTAACCACACAATTGCCTGATGGCCGAGGTCAGGTGAGATAAATCCCTTTTAAGGCAACCACAAGTTCAGAGAGAATTATTTTTATGTTAGCATGATAATTAAACACAATGCAAACGAACTGTAatcatcaggggaaaaaaaaagcatgatgaGATATTGCTTATTGAATAATGACAGAGATGTGCAGAGTATGGAACTTCCACGTCACAGACAACCTCAAAACATGgacattttcctcttttccaaacTGAGCTGACAGCTGAGTATGTCGAATTTCTCTGTGAAGGATCATTTTTACACAGTCATTTCAGATGAATAAAAAGATTACATTTTGACAAAATCACACTGGTCTCCAAATTGATCTTTGCCTTTCTAAAGAGGCATACTATACTCTAGAGAAACGCAAGGCTGACACTCTGAAATGAAAgacattttgatttaaaatattgCACAGCTCACGCTAAAAACGTGACCGTATCTCTGAGGCTCAACCTGATTTGGAACTGGAACTTCACTCCCTCCTACAAAGAACAGCCCCATAGATCCACCAATGTGTCCCTAGGACGGGGACTTCACCCTGAGAGGTGCAATCGGAACCGAAGCACAACGGGTTGTTGTGATGGTGGAGGAGTTTTGGAGCCTCCTGGAGGGACTGGGAACCGGCCTCCCAAATAAATCTGAAAAACTCTGCCCTCGAGGGCACACTCCGTTGGTTTTGTTCCCTGCCCAGATCTCTGTCTGTCTCTGGGTACGTCCAACATCGGTCCCTGCAGGGGAATAGTTTACAATAAGTTTGCTCAAGTGCAGTAGCTGTCTAGTCAACCAAACCTTCGCTGGGTTTATCTGTTACTGATACCCACGCTAAGCAGAATGAAGCTCCTTGTAGCAGCTCAGCGCTGTATTACCCCGTACACGCTGTCAGCGAGGTTTATCAGATAAATACTTGTGCATATGAGTTCATAGTTTACATTCTAAAAGCTGCGCTGGGAGAATTTGTTGGAAGCGATATTAATTGCAGTAAAAAGCTAGATTTGGGACTCTAGTGACAGCCTACTCAAGGTCACAGCCGCTTTCTGATAAGAAACTTCTTCAGAAGGCTGATCGACAGCTGTCACTGGGTCTTCTGGATCTTTACAACTGGTGATGAGAGCAACCGCACTAAATGACTTTTGGTTAGTATTAAATGTCTTGATCTCCAGTGTTGatgtctctgtttctttttcccgTGTTTTCCCGATTCGGCTCCACTCTTGCTCCTTCCGATCCAGTTGCATGGCACTGCAGTGAGGGGCGTAAACTTCTGTGGTTTCTTCAAACTGTAAGCAATCCACCTTATAGTATTTTTTCTTTACGTGCAACACATCATTAAACCTATGGCCCCAAAGAATCTCTCTGGGGACATACGAGCTTCTTGACTGATGGGAAGTTCCTGTTGAATCACCTGTGTAGACAAATGTGACCAAGATTTCAAAGTTGTCCTTGGCCAGAGCTTTCCGGTCTAGACCATACAAGGGGCTCTCGCTATCAATTTCATGTACGACTGTCACTGGTGTAACAAGGATAATCTGGTCATTTAGCAGCTTCAAGTCCTTGTATTCCATGGTCATTCTCCCGTCCTTGTCCTCCCTGTAGCGCAGGAGCTGAGCTCGGACAGAGCCCTCGACCATGTGGTTTGGTCGGAAATCACCAATACGCCACATCAAGCAGAATTTATCATCCCTTAAGCCGACTACAGCGTAATAGCTGAAACGAATGGTTTGAGCTCTTTTTCGAGCCGTGGCCATTTTGGCCAAGGCTGCTCCGATTATGAAAGTGTCAATAATGCAGCTTAATACCGACTGTAGGATAACCATGAGGATTGCGACAGAGCACTCTTCTGTGACACAGCGATAACCATAACCGATGGTCGTTTGGGTTTCCAGGGAGAACAGGAAAGCTCCTGTGAAGCTATGGACATTTGCAACACAGGGGGTTATTTCTTCCTCATTGAGTAAATCTCCGTGTTGCATTGCTATCAGCCAGAAGACTAGTCCAAAGAACAACCACGAAAGAACATAGGACAAGGAGAATATCACAAACATATGGCGCCACTTGATGTCCACCAGCGTGGTAAAAATGTCCACCACGTAGCTCTCCCATTCCCCAAAGATGTGTTTGAAGTACACGTTGCAGCTGCCATCCTTGTGGAGAAATCGCTTCTGCGGTCTTTTCATCCCCATTTCAGAGCTTTCTTTACAAGTGCCTCGGTAACTGAGCTTATTTCCCCGGGTGTTTACGGGCCTATAGCAACCACCGTGTTCAGTCGTCTTTCTCATACCTGCCTCGTGGTAGCACTTTACAGAACACACTGGCGCTCCCAGGGGCTACTTGTTTTCTTTGTTCATTGGAAATctatgaaataaaagaaaaagtttatttttgctttaatttcctatGCCAGAACTGTGTAACACCAAATCCAAATCCATCCACTCTGTGGCCGTCATGAGCAATTTTCCCAGGAGAACAAACTCTGACATTCATTACACAACACAGCCCAAAAACTGAGGCCTGGAAATACGAGGCAGCTAGAAATTCAACCAGTTAGAAATGTCCATATCAATCCTAAAATTTGGTATGTAGATGAAACCAGAAATCAAAAGGCTTTGTGGTGACCCCTCTGTAAGTATCTCTCTAATATTTTGGTGAAGTAGCACTCAAATGAGCTCTCATGAAGGGTCAGACGAATGGCACGAACCCTCTTAAAGTTAGCTAAATATTTGAGGTATTGAATGATTTGTTTGCtgcgtgtttgtttgttttcctccactAGAAGTAATGTCTAGGAAAACACCCTCATTTAGACATAAGCTTCAGTAGCATGGGCAGGCAAGTTCAGTGCTAATGTGTTTTAACCAGAAAATGGATCAACCACACAACCATTCATCATTATTTGTGTTTGACTATTGCCCAGAAAAACCTGGTTGTGGAATTGAACTTTACCGGGCTAGTGCTACAGAGACATATTTGTTCAATTTGTAGGTATTTACATTTCAAGTGAAAAAGAAACCTCTCTGAGGTCCTGGAAAGCCTCACAAATCACTCCTTAAaacaacacccccccaaaaaaatccagCTGCCAGAAAGTATTTAAACTTTTATTAATGAGTTTGAAACAAACATGCAGTATGTTAATAAAATTTGTGGATGACACAAATTTAGGAAGCGCTGTGAATTCGGATGTCTGCGCAGATTGCATCCAGATGAGCTCCCGGAGCGCCAGGCTATACGTTCAGCGACTAATAACAAGAACTTATGGTAGAAACTGAGACCTCATCAACTGGAATCcaataaaaaaggaaagactCAGCTGAAGTAATCGGTTACAGGATGCTCATGAATTACTGGTAGGACACGGCACTGGAAAAGGCAAATGCTTTTTCCTGCAggtctccagctccttctgccaCATCCCAACCGCTTCCACACCAAATCCAACGAGTCGGAAGGGACAGGGGACGCAGCGAGAACCGTCACAAACTTTTGCCAAATGCCATGCTTCTAACTGatatttctaaaggaaaaaagccAATATTTTGGAGGGAAAACGGTCATAATTCTTCCAAAAATTCTAAGCTTTCGGTGGAGAAATGACAACTACTTTTCTCATTTTTCGGCAGGTTTCAGCGGACAGAAGTTCAGCTGTAGGTTCACAATGAAGCCAACAGATTCATGGAAAATGagtcttaaggaaaaaaagtggtagctttttttccccagctcttcATTCACTTCACCTGAGTTTAAGTGACTGCACACACTTCACGGTCAGGCCCACAGAGCGCAATATATATTGGATGGACTAGATTAACAGAGCGAGAGCTCTGCTCCCATCCAAGGAACAATGACAAGCATGCACAGACACTATTCCAAAAACACTTAAAAGCCAAACAtagtttccatttcttttttcttttttttttttttaattcggtACAGAAATGGATGTGACATATGGTGTCGTAGCCTCAGAATGTGGCCTTCATTAAAAAACACAACATTAATGTTTCCAAAAATACTTCTTGGAATACGGTCTTTGGAAACATTCATATGACTTGCTTTACTCATAGCTTTAAACAAACAGTGTAGCCCAGTCTATTGAAGACTTTTGACTTCACATTTTATAAGTCATattcaacaacaaacaaaaactggaAACTGTtgagttattatttttttttaagaacctcATAATGTGAGGTGTGAAAATGAAGCAAATTGTAATCAGAAGCCAATATAATCTtaaataaaaaacatatttaagcTTATACTGCTTTCCTTATTGACTGATTCAAACTAGAGCTCTGTGAAAACACTCACAGACATCCTGGGACTCTACAAGGGACTAAACAGTTCATGAATCAAAGGCTACTGAGTTGATTCCACTCTCTGCTCTTGCCATCAGCAAATCATCATATTTCAAAAACGGTGTTTTGCTGGCACCACCTTGGGATTTTGCTGGCGCTGGGAAGAATCCTGGACTGTCACACATGCAAAGCCCTGATTTTCCGGTAGCCCGACACAACTGCGACTGCGACGGATCCTGCGCGAGAACTCTGACTCTACTCAGGGTCTCTCCTAAGTACAGATTGTAGTAACATTTATATGCTCACAGATGCCCTGACTGGTATAGATGAAGCCATGTAGTAAGATGCTAGATTGGATTTTGCCAAACAATCCCAAGTCTGTCTGTAATAAGAAAGGGAACGTGACACGGAGCTTTCTAAACCACAACCGAATAATCTAGCCCTAAAGCTGGACGGGGTAAAAAAGAATCGGTGCAGGGAACGCTAACAGACATACGTTGCTCTCAGGATCTGCGTTAATCTTTCTCCGTCGTGTTGAAAATTGGATTGCTCCGAGCCATTTGGCATCGCACAGCGGAGACGTGCCCCAGATGACCTAAAATCCCAAATGTGCTTGAAAGGCTTAGGAAAAAGCCTCCTCAGCCACTCAAAAACATCTCAAGACGCTGCCCAGTATTTGGGGCGTGCTTGAAGGTAAAGCCAAATCTGCGCTTTTCCAGGCTACCTCTTCCAGTCTCTCGAGTGCAATAACAATCATGCATCATAATTAATAACTCTTTTACATTGTCTGATGTCGCTCAGAAAAACATTTAAGTCTCAAAAAGCATCCGCCAACGTTTCGGAATTATGTAAGTCTGGATTACAATCTGCACTTCTTTCATGGGGACACTTTTAAGCAGGCACGTGCTTTTCCTATTCCCAGCGAGAGGCGGCGAGGCTGTGAGGCCAGATGTTCATCGCTCGCTCTGCTCAGGCACGCAGAACGTTCTGAAGACTGTTATGACGACCAAATTTTAAAGGGGAGAAGGCCACAGACTTACCGCCACACTTACCAACTCAAATCTTAGAGCCATTTCGAACACCTTCCTTTGCAAAACGGAAATATTTCACACACCCCTAAGAAAACCATATGAATCACATTAAAGGTCCTGCTACCTGGTAAAGATTAAcaaagggggtgggggaggatTTAAAAACATTCTCTACTCACTAAAGCTTACGAATTGGTTGCTGCAAATGATTCTCAGATGTTGCCAGAAGTGTTTTCACCTTCCTCTTAACACTCGCACACAAACTGTCGCCCTTTTGTGTCTTGCTTTTACTTTCTGtggtttttcccctttctttctggGCAAGTCTGTGCACATCATGAGCCTCCTCTTGCAAACCATTCAGAGGAGGAGCTGTGCTGAAATTCGCAGTACTTTTGCTAACCattcttaaaaatgttatttccctcccCAAATAAAAACTTATCAGAGCTAAAAACGGAGCAGTGAAGCCAGGCAGGATGGCAGGAATAGAGAAATCTCAATGATTTCGGAGAGGGTTCAGAAGTTCTTTCGAAGCGTACACGTATCAGACTCAGAGTTCAGAAAATCAGTGTATATTGTTAATTATGTAAGCCAAGGCTAGGATCTTACTGTGCTGGATAATGAAACATGCCCAGGGAGACACAGAACTGCTCCAGAGACCTGTGTTCATACCTTTGAAAGTGTCCCCCCAGTCAAATATGGTAAGGAAATTCCTGTATTTCAAGGGTCATAAAGCAGTGCAGTGGCAGAAGAGGAACAAACCCAACACTTCCATCCAGCAAAGAGCTACCACAGAGCAAACACTACCAGAAACAGGGCTTTTTATCGTATTTATCACCTGCACCTAGTTCCTCTTGAATAGAGCGGCTCTACGAGAGGAGCTTGAGCTCTTGATTTTCATCAGCTGGCCCAGAACAACACTGAAGAGCCTTAAGCACTGAGTTCAGCCTTTTAAAGAGTTTCACTAAATGTAATCGTCAATTTAATCTTGGTATTTTGAGTGTAGGGCTCGGTGTTTTATGAGGATAATCTCTACATTGCACCTTAACCTAATACCTACCAAGTTGTTGCTACACCCATTTTATGACTACATTTTCCCCTTATGTAAACAAGTAGGGGTGAATTTTTGTTCAGTGACAACTTCAGTCAACAGCCTGTTTGTAAAACATTAAGCAAAACAATGTGAAGATCTTGGTTCCAGAAGAATTCTGTTCTGAGAttaaatcaaaaagaaaacaacttgaaAGCTCCCCATGAAATTGGGTACTCTCACCCTAACCCCACACACATGGAAGTGGATTTCTCCAGCCTCGGTTTAGCAATCACCTCAGTTTCCTGCTTCATTCTGGAAATGGTCTGAAAGGTTTCCAGTTTTAGTCATTGTTGTGTAACCCTGGAAGACGTTCAGCTCCGAGACCAGAAATGTGACAAGTAGGAACCTTTTGAGCTGCTTTGGAACTGAATCAAATActtgttccttaaaaaaaaccaaaccaaacaccacccaCAAAATCTAATTAAGTCTATTATAGGACAGCATTGAgactcttccttctttcttcccttccttctttcctttcattCTTCTTTGCAAAGGGACCTAACACAGCCCAGTCAGGAACTTCAGTCACAGAACTTTCTTACATGCACAGTAATATCTTTAAAGGCATCGGAGCAAAGCTTCTGAATGGATCAGCTTGCTCCTTAAAAGAAAAGTTTGGTTGTTCAGATCACTTCAGCTTAGAGGTCGGAGAGCAGCAGAGGTTGGTAGGGCTGCAATGGGACTCAGTTCTGCAGGGGTCACCATGCACGGAGCACTTTCCTCTCCATCCCCCTGTGTGTGCAGGTCTTGCAGCAGCAAAAGAGAAGATtgcaaatacagaaataaaactttGAATAGGCTTAGCTCAGAGCCGGAGGAAAAGGAGACTTATGCACACATCTTAGAGT
The window above is part of the Patagioenas fasciata isolate bPatFas1 chromosome 18, bPatFas1.hap1, whole genome shotgun sequence genome. Proteins encoded here:
- the KCNJ16 gene encoding inward rectifier potassium channel 16 — protein: MRKTTEHGGCYRPVNTRGNKLSYRGTCKESSEMGMKRPQKRFLHKDGSCNVYFKHIFGEWESYVVDIFTTLVDIKWRHMFVIFSLSYVLSWLFFGLVFWLIAMQHGDLLNEEEITPCVANVHSFTGAFLFSLETQTTIGYGYRCVTEECSVAILMVILQSVLSCIIDTFIIGAALAKMATARKRAQTIRFSYYAVVGLRDDKFCLMWRIGDFRPNHMVEGSVRAQLLRYREDKDGRMTMEYKDLKLLNDQIILVTPVTVVHEIDSESPLYGLDRKALAKDNFEILVTFVYTGDSTGTSHQSRSSYVPREILWGHRFNDVLHVKKKYYKVDCLQFEETTEVYAPHCSAMQLDRKEQEWSRIGKTREKETETSTLEIKTFNTNQKSFSAVALITSCKDPEDPVTAVDQPSEEVSYQKAAVTLSRLSLESQI